From Haemorhous mexicanus isolate bHaeMex1 chromosome 1, bHaeMex1.pri, whole genome shotgun sequence, one genomic window encodes:
- the CX3CR1 gene encoding CX3C chemokine receptor 1 has translation MTEVYAEVTTEYIYDEHAFSCNKTDIQEFGKIFLPLFYIAVFALGLTGNLMVVFAIVKGNKKSITDIYLLNLAISDLLFVISLPFWASNTVRGWTLGTTACTAVSSLYYIGFFGGMFFITVISVDRYLAIVRATYSLRSRTVRHGFLVSCGVWAIAVLVSVPQFVFSQLIENYCVAVFPEKLENIWPVFCNMELNTIGFLIPVCIIFYCYCGIIKTLLSCKNQKKARAIKLILVVVVVFFLFWSPYNVLIFLDTLNHYELFTDCNQIKSLDYAMHLAETIAFSHCCLNPFIYAFAGEKFRKYLYQVCLKYCPFLCFCGPCSHYQVSHSVSYAESVVNSNITQNTSDQDGSVFV, from the coding sequence ATGACAGAGGTGTACGCAGAAGTCACAACTGAATACATTTACGATGAACATGCTTTCTCCTGCAATAAAACTGACATCCAAGAgtttgggaaaatatttctgccGCTCTTTTACATCGCAGTGTTTGCTCTTGGCCTCACAGGGAATCTAATGGTGGTTTTTGCCATTGTGAAAGGCAATAAAAAAAGCATCACTGACATCTATCTCCTGAACTTGGCTATCTCTGACCTTCTCTTCGTGATCTCCCTCCCGTTCTGGGCATCCAACACGGTCCGTGGATGGACCCTTGGGACTACTGCATGCACAGCTGTTTCCTCACTGTATTACATTGGTTTCTTTGGGGGGATGTTCTTTATCACTGTTATCAGCGTTGACAGGTACTTGGCCATTGTCCGGGCAACTTATTCTCTGAGGTCCAGAACAGTAAGACATGGCTTTCTTGTAAGCTGCGGAGTGTGGGCAATAGCGGTTCTGGTGTCGGTGCCACAATTTGTGTTCTCCCAGCTCATAGAAAATTACTGCGTTGCTGtcttcccagagaagctggagaaCATCTGGCCAGTGTTCTGCAATATGGAGCTGAACACCATTGGCTTTCTCATCCCGGTCTGTATCATATTCTATTGCTACTGTGGGATCATCAAAACCCTCCTGTCctgcaaaaatcagaaaaaagcCCGAGCCATAAAACTGATATTGGttgtggtggtggttttttttctgttttggtccCCCTACAATGTACTGATTTTTCTAGATACTTTAAATCACTATGAATTATTCACAGATTGCAACCAAATTAAGTCACTGGACTATGCAATGCACCTGGCTGAAACCATTGCATTCAGTCATTGTTGTCTCAATCCTTTTATCTATGCCTTTGCTGgggaaaaattcaggaaataCCTTTATCAGGTCTGCTTGAAGTACTGTCCATTCCTGTGTTTCTGTGGGCCCTGCAGTCATTACCAGGTCTCTCATTCAGTTAGTTATGCAGAAAGTGTGGTGAACAGCAACATAACCCAGAACACCAGCGACCAGGACGGCTCTGTCTTTGTCTAA